The DNA segment GGTTCGGGGTGAGCTGATTGTCATCGAGGACGTACCGGCAGGCGTCTGCCCCCGCTGCGGTGAAAAGATAGTAAATGCGGCGGTAGAGCGAAGAATTGCTGAAATCATTGAGAATAAAGCATCCCTGCTGAACGCTCCAAAATTGTTAGTCCCGGCGATAAAATATGCCGACGAGCAAGCCGGCGTTTAAAATGTGCAAAAATAAATTGTGACTTTTTCCCACCCTCGATTGTATATAGGGCAAAAGAGGTAAAATTACCGCCGCGGATAATTTGGGGAGGGGGCTTGACCTGATTTCGTAGAAATCGGGATCGTGTCCCCGGTTTTCCGCGGTTTTCAAGGAAGAATTTATGGACAAGCATCAGGGCATCATAAACATCATAAAGTCAGCTAAACAAATTCATGAGGTATTGCACCATGAATAGCGATGCTTTTCTTTCAAACATAAAAACACTCGTACAATCAGACTATCCATCTGCCGAGGTCATTTTATTCGGTTCCCGCTCACGGCACGAAGAAAATGCAGATTC comes from the Deltaproteobacteria bacterium genome and includes:
- a CDS encoding YgiT-type zinc finger protein, which gives rise to MTTRFKNYDYGECDICDALMEGRQIKQDFWVRGELIVIEDVPAGVCPRCGEKIVNAAVERRIAEIIENKASLLNAPKLLVPAIKYADEQAGV